In the Variovorax sp. S12S4 genome, one interval contains:
- a CDS encoding lipoprotein insertase outer membrane protein LolB, whose protein sequence is MLGPDLQGGRRGFMAAGVAALLVTAGCAQLSGGARPQGTDTWSGRMSLRIDSQPVQTFSALFELRGSPEAGELSLTSPIGSTLAQLHWSPGEALLKNGSEVRRYESVDALIEAATGAAIPVGALFGWLAGRDDRVPGWRPDLAQVANGRLQATRENPGPTADLRIVFERS, encoded by the coding sequence ATGCTCGGGCCGGATCTTCAGGGCGGTCGCAGGGGCTTCATGGCGGCGGGCGTTGCGGCGCTCCTGGTAACGGCCGGCTGCGCGCAGCTCTCCGGTGGCGCGCGGCCCCAGGGCACGGACACATGGAGCGGCCGCATGTCGCTGCGTATCGACAGCCAGCCGGTGCAGACCTTCTCCGCTCTGTTCGAATTGCGCGGTTCTCCCGAAGCGGGCGAGCTGTCGCTCACGAGCCCCATCGGCAGCACGCTGGCCCAGTTGCACTGGTCGCCCGGCGAGGCCTTGCTCAAGAACGGCAGCGAAGTGCGGCGCTACGAATCGGTCGATGCGCTGATCGAAGCCGCCACGGGTGCCGCAATACCCGTGGGCGCACTCTTCGGCTGGCTCGCGGGACGCGACGACCGCGTTCCCGGCTGGCGCCCCGACTTGGCGCAGGTGGCGAACGGCCGCCTGCAGGCCACGCGTGAGAATCCGGGGCCCACGGCCGATCTGCGCATCGTGTTCGAACGGTCATGA
- the ispE gene encoding 4-(cytidine 5'-diphospho)-2-C-methyl-D-erythritol kinase yields MKAIYDLPAPAKLNLFLHITGRREDGYHLLQSVFMLIDWCDTLHVELRRDGQLSREDLTTELPPDDLVLRAARALQAHASPGQGAHIGIAKHVPAQAGMGGGSSDAATCLLALNRLWNLNLPLSRLAEIGVKLGADVPFFLGGRNAWVEGIGEKITPVNVPAARFVVAKPPEGLDTRLIFSAPDLQRATPVAIISGFAADSEQLEAPNQESSAFKVFDFGHNDLQPVAQRLCPAVTEAIEWLGAQGLKARMTGSGSSVFAKLPQGPQEAKLAEAPAGWQVRQCSNLAVHPLWGWAT; encoded by the coding sequence ATGAAGGCGATCTACGACCTTCCCGCACCGGCCAAGCTCAACCTCTTCCTGCACATCACCGGCCGGCGCGAAGACGGCTACCACCTGCTGCAGTCGGTCTTCATGCTGATCGACTGGTGCGACACGCTGCACGTCGAGCTGCGGCGCGACGGGCAACTCAGCCGCGAAGACCTGACGACCGAATTGCCGCCCGACGACCTGGTGCTGCGCGCCGCCCGAGCGCTGCAGGCGCATGCCAGCCCCGGCCAGGGCGCCCATATCGGCATTGCCAAGCATGTGCCGGCGCAGGCGGGCATGGGCGGAGGCTCTTCGGACGCCGCCACCTGCCTGCTGGCGCTCAACCGGCTCTGGAACCTGAACCTGCCGCTGTCGCGCCTGGCCGAAATCGGCGTGAAACTGGGCGCCGACGTGCCGTTTTTCCTTGGGGGCCGCAATGCCTGGGTCGAGGGAATCGGCGAGAAAATCACCCCCGTGAATGTGCCTGCGGCACGTTTCGTTGTGGCCAAGCCACCTGAGGGACTCGATACGCGCTTAATTTTTTCTGCGCCGGACCTTCAACGCGCCACTCCTGTTGCTATAATCTCGGGCTTTGCTGCAGATAGCGAACAGCTTGAAGCTCCAAACCAGGAAAGCAGTGCTTTCAAGGTTTTCGACTTCGGCCACAACGACCTGCAGCCGGTTGCCCAACGGCTTTGCCCCGCAGTCACCGAAGCCATCGAATGGCTCGGCGCCCAAGGATTGAAGGCCCGGATGACCGGCTCCGGAAGTTCGGTATTCGCGAAATTGCCGCAAGGGCCGCAAGAAGCGAAACTGGCCGAAGCCCCCGCGGGCTGGCAGGTTCGTCAATGCAGCAACCTGGCCGTTCATCCACTCTGGGGATGGGCGACCTGA
- a CDS encoding ribose-phosphate pyrophosphokinase: MQANHPDFMVFTGNANPGLAAEIAQNLGTSLGAARVGRFSDGEVTVEINQNVRARDVFVVQSTCAPTNENLMELLIMVDALKRASAERISAVIPYYGYARQDRRPRSSRVPISAKVVANLLETVGVERVLTMDLHADQIQGFFDIPVDNIYASPVLLGDLRQRNYEDLIVVSPDVGGVVRARALAKQLNCDLAIIDKRRPKANVSEVMNVIGEIDGRNCVIMDDMIDTAGTLVKAAEVLKERGAKSVYAYCTHPIFSGPAIERITHSALDEVVVTNTIPLSDGALACGKIRQLSVAPLIAETIQRIAKGESVMSLFSDQDNLF, encoded by the coding sequence ATGCAGGCTAATCACCCTGATTTCATGGTTTTCACCGGCAACGCCAATCCTGGCCTGGCCGCAGAAATCGCGCAAAACCTCGGTACCTCGCTGGGTGCCGCGCGCGTTGGACGCTTCTCCGACGGCGAAGTCACCGTCGAGATCAACCAGAACGTCCGGGCGCGCGATGTGTTCGTGGTGCAGTCCACCTGCGCACCGACCAACGAAAACCTGATGGAACTGCTCATCATGGTCGACGCGCTCAAGCGCGCCTCGGCCGAGCGGATCAGCGCCGTGATTCCCTACTACGGCTATGCTCGCCAGGACCGCCGCCCGCGCTCCAGCCGGGTGCCGATCTCGGCCAAGGTGGTGGCCAACCTGCTGGAAACCGTGGGTGTCGAGCGCGTGCTCACCATGGACCTGCACGCCGACCAGATCCAGGGCTTCTTCGATATTCCGGTCGACAACATCTATGCGTCGCCGGTGCTGCTGGGCGACCTGCGCCAGAGGAACTACGAAGACCTGATCGTCGTGTCGCCCGACGTCGGCGGTGTGGTGCGCGCACGCGCCCTGGCCAAGCAGCTGAACTGCGACCTCGCCATCATCGACAAGCGCCGTCCGAAGGCCAACGTGAGCGAGGTCATGAATGTGATCGGCGAAATCGACGGCCGCAACTGCGTGATCATGGACGACATGATCGACACGGCCGGCACGCTGGTCAAAGCGGCCGAAGTGCTCAAGGAACGCGGCGCAAAAAGTGTCTACGCCTATTGCACGCACCCGATCTTCTCGGGTCCGGCCATCGAACGCATCACCCACTCCGCCCTCGACGAAGTGGTCGTGACCAACACCATTCCTCTTTCCGACGGCGCTTTGGCCTGCGGAAAGATCCGCCAACTCTCCGTGGCACCACTGATCGCCGAAACGATCCAGCGCATTGCCAAGGGCGAGTCGGTCATGAGTTTGTTCTCGGACCAGGACAACCTGTTCTGA
- the pth gene encoding aminoacyl-tRNA hydrolase — protein MIKLFVGLGNPGPEYEATRHNAGFWWIDALARDWKLNLVPERSYHGLAARANIGGQSVWLLEPQTFMNLSGKSVAALARFFKIAPEEILVVHDELDVVPGQAKLKFGGSHAGHNGLRDIHAQLGTGDYWRLRLGIGHPGVKSEVINWVLKKPLKEQREAIEDAIVRTLHAAPALVAGEMEKATLIIHTSKPPRPKPPRREPGDGGTPAAT, from the coding sequence ATGATCAAGCTGTTTGTCGGCCTCGGTAATCCCGGGCCTGAATACGAAGCCACACGGCACAACGCAGGCTTCTGGTGGATCGACGCGCTCGCACGTGACTGGAAGCTCAATCTGGTGCCCGAGCGCAGCTACCACGGCCTTGCCGCGCGCGCGAACATCGGCGGGCAGAGCGTGTGGCTGCTCGAACCGCAAACCTTCATGAACCTGTCGGGCAAATCGGTCGCCGCGCTCGCGCGCTTCTTCAAGATTGCGCCCGAAGAAATTCTCGTGGTACACGACGAGCTCGACGTGGTGCCCGGCCAGGCCAAGCTCAAGTTCGGCGGCAGCCATGCCGGCCACAACGGCCTGCGCGACATCCATGCACAACTGGGCACCGGCGACTACTGGCGCCTGCGCCTGGGCATAGGCCATCCCGGCGTGAAGTCGGAGGTGATCAACTGGGTGCTCAAGAAGCCGCTGAAGGAGCAGCGCGAAGCCATCGAGGACGCCATCGTGCGCACGCTGCATGCGGCCCCCGCCCTGGTGGCGGGCGAGATGGAAAAGGCCACCTTGATCATTCACACGAGCAAACCGCCCCGGCCCAAACCGCCGCGGCGAGAGCCCGGCGATGGAGGCACGCCCGCCGCCACCTAG
- a CDS encoding YfhL family 4Fe-4S dicluster ferredoxin — MALMITDECINCDVCEPECPNDAIYMGAEFYEIDPHKCTECVGHFDEPQCVQVCPVACIPINPEHVESRETLWQKFERLAAAKAAAAAVEPRPPVPSAGV, encoded by the coding sequence ATGGCCCTCATGATCACCGACGAATGCATCAACTGCGATGTCTGCGAGCCCGAGTGCCCGAACGATGCCATTTACATGGGCGCGGAGTTCTACGAGATCGACCCGCACAAGTGCACCGAATGCGTGGGCCATTTCGACGAACCGCAGTGCGTGCAGGTGTGCCCGGTTGCGTGCATCCCGATCAATCCGGAGCACGTGGAAAGCCGCGAGACGCTGTGGCAGAAGTTCGAGCGGCTTGCCGCGGCCAAGGCGGCAGCCGCGGCTGTGGAGCCACGGCCGCCTGTGCCTTCAGCCGGCGTCTGA
- a CDS encoding ABC transporter permease, which produces MSLFILKRLATLIATLIGASVIVFLVLEILPGNAAQLLMGPDAAPEAVAALATKLGLDQPAWTRYWQWIAGLLTGNLGDSYAYSTPVLDLILERLALTVPLALLAMALTTVLALLVGVTAAARHNKLGDVGLMGLTQVGIAIPNFWFAILLILVFSVQLQWFSAGGFEGWGEGVFAGIKSLLLPALSLAVVQAAILARITRSAVLEVMREDFVRTARAKGVSQRAVLWTHVLRNAMIPVVTVMGMQFSELLAGTIVIEKVFYLPGLGRLIFEAIGNRDLIVVRNCVMLLAALVVIVNFVVDVLYAVIDPRIKASDI; this is translated from the coding sequence ATGAGCCTGTTTATTCTCAAGCGCCTCGCCACGCTGATCGCCACGCTGATCGGCGCCTCGGTCATAGTGTTTCTTGTCCTGGAGATCCTGCCCGGCAACGCCGCGCAGTTGCTCATGGGCCCCGACGCCGCGCCGGAAGCGGTCGCGGCGCTGGCCACCAAGCTCGGCCTCGACCAGCCCGCCTGGACGCGCTACTGGCAGTGGATTGCAGGCCTCCTGACCGGCAACCTTGGCGACAGCTACGCCTACAGCACGCCGGTGCTCGACCTCATTCTTGAACGGCTCGCGCTCACCGTGCCCCTGGCACTGCTGGCGATGGCGCTGACGACCGTGCTCGCACTGCTTGTGGGCGTCACCGCGGCAGCGCGCCACAACAAGCTCGGCGACGTGGGCCTGATGGGCCTCACGCAGGTGGGCATCGCCATTCCCAATTTCTGGTTCGCGATCCTGCTCATTTTGGTGTTCTCCGTTCAGCTGCAGTGGTTCTCGGCCGGCGGCTTCGAGGGCTGGGGCGAAGGTGTCTTCGCGGGCATCAAGTCGCTGCTGCTGCCGGCCTTGTCGCTCGCGGTGGTGCAGGCGGCCATCCTTGCGCGCATCACGCGCTCGGCGGTGCTCGAAGTGATGCGCGAAGACTTCGTCCGCACTGCCCGCGCCAAGGGCGTTTCGCAGCGCGCGGTGCTCTGGACCCATGTGCTGCGCAACGCGATGATTCCGGTGGTCACGGTCATGGGCATGCAGTTTTCAGAACTGCTGGCCGGCACCATCGTGATCGAAAAGGTGTTTTACCTGCCCGGCTTGGGCCGGTTGATCTTCGAGGCCATCGGCAACCGCGACCTGATCGTCGTGCGCAACTGCGTGATGCTGCTTGCGGCCCTGGTGGTCATCGTGAATTTTGTGGTCGACGTGCTCTATGCCGTGATCGACCCGCGCATCAAGGCGAGCGACATATGA
- a CDS encoding ABC transporter permease → MSAVPIPSAAALKVPGFWRRALRHRSFVLGGVLTLLLLLAAVVSLVWTPWSPYEMDMPNKLKPPSGAHWLGTDTYGRDVASLLLVGARASILVGVIAVGIGLVVGTALGLLAAARRGWVEEAIMRLTDFSLAFPAILSAIMMTAVFGAGIVNAIIAIGIYNIPTFARITRASANAIWSREYVAAARACGKGSFAITMQHVLPNISAVLIVQITIRFAIAILAEAALSYLGLGTQPPQASWGRMLNEAQTMMFQSPLLAVFPGMAIALAVLGLNLLGDGLRDLLDPRLARAR, encoded by the coding sequence ATGAGCGCTGTACCCATTCCGAGCGCCGCGGCGCTCAAGGTTCCCGGCTTCTGGCGCCGCGCGCTGCGGCACCGCAGCTTCGTGCTCGGCGGCGTGCTCACGCTGCTCCTGCTGCTGGCTGCCGTCGTCTCGCTGGTGTGGACGCCGTGGTCGCCCTACGAGATGGACATGCCCAACAAGCTCAAGCCGCCCTCGGGTGCGCACTGGCTGGGCACCGACACCTACGGGCGCGACGTGGCTTCGCTGCTGCTGGTGGGCGCGCGGGCTTCCATCCTGGTGGGCGTGATCGCCGTGGGCATCGGCCTTGTCGTCGGCACGGCGCTGGGCCTGCTCGCCGCAGCGCGGCGCGGCTGGGTCGAAGAAGCCATCATGCGGCTCACCGATTTCTCGCTCGCCTTCCCGGCCATTCTGTCGGCCATCATGATGACGGCCGTGTTCGGCGCCGGCATCGTCAACGCGATCATCGCGATCGGCATCTACAACATACCGACGTTCGCACGCATCACGCGCGCATCGGCCAATGCCATCTGGTCGCGCGAGTACGTGGCGGCGGCGCGCGCGTGCGGCAAGGGTTCGTTCGCGATCACCATGCAGCATGTGCTGCCGAATATTTCGGCCGTGCTGATCGTGCAGATCACCATCCGCTTCGCGATTGCCATCCTCGCCGAGGCCGCCCTCTCTTACCTTGGCCTAGGCACGCAACCGCCGCAGGCCTCCTGGGGCCGCATGCTCAACGAGGCGCAGACCATGATGTTCCAGTCGCCCCTGCTCGCGGTGTTTCCGGGCATGGCCATTGCGCTGGCGGTGCTGGGGCTCAACCTGCTCGGCGACGGCCTGCGCGACCTGCTCGACCCGCGCCTGGCGAGGGCGCGTTAA
- a CDS encoding ABC transporter ATP-binding protein, with product MPLLEVKDLHVELQTQRGPAEAVRGIGFTLERGETLGIVGESGCGKSITVQSLMGLLPATAKVSGSIRFDGTELVGLGEKAMCQIRGNRIGMIFQEPMTALNPVHTIARQVGEPLRLHRGLTGADARKEVLALLERVGIPDAASRLDAYPHQFSGGQRQRIGIAMALACSPDLLIADEPTTALDVTIQKQILELIQGLVAERGMALILISHDLGVIAQSVSKMLVMYGGSVVESGPTEAVFAERAHPYTQGLFAARPALGAPRGIRLATIRGSVPELIDLPQGCPFAGRCKYTVDACHATKPAPTMLPHDHAVRCIRLEEIAAEGALAS from the coding sequence ATGCCTCTTCTCGAAGTCAAGGACCTGCATGTCGAGCTGCAAACGCAGCGCGGCCCCGCCGAGGCCGTGCGCGGCATCGGCTTTACGCTCGAGCGCGGCGAAACGCTGGGTATCGTGGGCGAATCGGGCTGCGGCAAATCGATCACGGTGCAATCGCTCATGGGCCTGTTGCCCGCCACCGCAAAGGTCAGCGGCAGCATCCGCTTCGACGGCACCGAGCTCGTGGGCCTGGGCGAAAAGGCCATGTGCCAGATTCGCGGCAACCGCATCGGCATGATCTTCCAGGAGCCGATGACGGCACTGAACCCGGTGCACACCATTGCGCGCCAAGTCGGCGAGCCGCTGCGCCTGCACCGCGGGCTCACGGGCGCCGACGCACGCAAGGAGGTGCTCGCATTGCTGGAGCGCGTGGGCATTCCCGATGCGGCTTCGCGGCTCGACGCCTACCCGCACCAGTTTTCGGGCGGGCAGCGCCAGCGCATCGGCATTGCCATGGCCCTGGCCTGCAGCCCCGACCTGCTCATTGCCGACGAGCCCACCACCGCGCTCGACGTCACCATCCAGAAGCAGATCCTCGAGCTCATCCAGGGGCTGGTCGCGGAGCGCGGCATGGCGCTGATCCTGATCTCGCACGACCTTGGCGTGATTGCCCAGAGCGTCTCGAAGATGCTGGTGATGTACGGCGGCAGCGTGGTCGAGAGCGGCCCGACCGAAGCCGTGTTCGCGGAGCGCGCGCACCCGTACACGCAAGGCCTGTTCGCGGCGCGGCCGGCGCTTGGTGCGCCGCGCGGCATCCGCCTGGCGACCATCCGGGGCAGCGTGCCCGAGCTGATCGACCTGCCGCAAGGCTGTCCTTTTGCGGGCCGATGCAAGTACACCGTGGATGCCTGCCACGCGACCAAGCCTGCGCCCACGATGCTGCCGCACGACCATGCGGTGCGGTGCATCCGGCTCGAAGAGATTGCCGCGGAAGGGGCCCTTGCATCATGA
- a CDS encoding ATP-binding cassette domain-containing protein → MSQSIGTAPLLEVTDLVRHYALPREKLFGPPPLVKALNGVSFKVEAGRSLGIVGESGSGKSTIARLVMALDTPTSGSVRMLGRDLHQLPRSELRTARRDFQMVFQDPYGSLDPRQTVARIVAEPLEALAETSRTVQRERASEALAAVGLRTTDMDKYPHEFSGGQRQRIAIARALITRPRLIVADEPVSALDVSVQAQVLNLMQDLQQQFGISYLLISHDLAVVNHLCDEVCVVWKGKIVEQGPPGELFSNAQHPYTRTLLDAVPRTPAGGTLLAA, encoded by the coding sequence ATGAGTCAGTCGATCGGCACAGCGCCCCTGCTCGAGGTCACCGACCTCGTGCGCCACTACGCACTGCCGCGCGAAAAGCTCTTCGGCCCGCCGCCGCTCGTCAAGGCGCTGAACGGCGTGAGCTTCAAGGTCGAGGCGGGCCGCAGCCTGGGCATCGTCGGCGAATCGGGCTCGGGCAAATCGACCATAGCACGCTTGGTGATGGCGCTCGACACGCCGACCTCGGGCAGCGTGCGCATGCTGGGCCGCGACCTGCACCAGTTGCCCCGAAGCGAACTGCGCACGGCGCGGCGCGACTTTCAAATGGTGTTCCAGGACCCTTACGGCTCGCTCGATCCACGCCAGACGGTGGCGCGCATCGTCGCCGAGCCGCTCGAGGCGCTGGCCGAAACCAGCCGCACCGTGCAGCGCGAGCGCGCCTCGGAGGCGCTGGCCGCGGTGGGCCTGCGCACCACCGACATGGACAAGTACCCGCACGAATTTTCGGGCGGGCAGCGCCAGCGCATCGCGATTGCACGCGCGCTCATCACGCGCCCCAGGCTCATCGTGGCCGACGAGCCCGTGAGCGCGCTCGACGTGTCCGTGCAGGCCCAGGTGCTCAACCTCATGCAGGACCTGCAGCAGCAGTTCGGCATCAGCTACCTGCTCATCAGCCACGACCTCGCGGTGGTGAACCACCTCTGCGACGAGGTCTGCGTGGTGTGGAAGGGCAAGATCGTCGAACAGGGGCCGCCCGGCGAGCTTTTCAGCAACGCGCAGCATCCGTACACGCGCACCCTGCTCGACGCGGTGCCGCGCACGCCGGCAGGCGGCACGTTGCTGGCCGCCTGA
- a CDS encoding ABC transporter substrate-binding protein, which yields MLNRRTLLATAGATVALATPVAGMAQGRKDAIVIGMALEPPGLDPTAGAAAAIGEVVHYNILETLTKINADGNVTPLLAESWEVSPDLKTYTFKLKRGVKYQNGEPFNANTVKFAFDRAGGEKSTNKDKRTFANLSTQVVDDYTVVIINKEIDPDLPFVLGQATAAIVEPKSADTNATKPVGTGPYKLDNWAKGSSITLSKWDGFRSPGTAKINKVTFRFIADAAAQAASLLAGDVDVFTRIGTRVVPQFKSNPQFQTILAGSRAKTILSINNKKKPLDDVRVRRAILSAIDRKAVIEGAADGFGVPIGSHYVPGAAGYVDTTAVNPFDIEKAKKLLAEAGVKTPLELTMTLPPPPYARQGGEVIVAQLAKIGITVKVQNVEWAQWLSGTYGNKDYDLSIVSHVEPFDLGNYAKADYYWGYQSKAFNTLFDKIKSTGNAAERAKLLGDAQKMLAADAANGFLYQPQFPTIAKKNVKGLWKENPIFVNDLSALSWG from the coding sequence ATGCTGAATCGTCGCACCCTCCTTGCCACCGCCGGCGCCACCGTTGCCCTGGCCACCCCTGTCGCCGGCATGGCACAGGGGCGGAAGGACGCCATCGTGATCGGCATGGCGCTGGAGCCGCCGGGGCTCGATCCCACTGCGGGTGCCGCGGCCGCGATTGGGGAAGTAGTGCACTACAACATCCTCGAGACGCTCACCAAGATCAACGCAGACGGCAACGTCACGCCCCTCCTGGCCGAGAGCTGGGAAGTCTCGCCCGACCTGAAGACCTACACCTTCAAGCTCAAGCGCGGCGTCAAGTACCAGAACGGCGAACCCTTCAACGCCAACACCGTGAAGTTCGCCTTCGACCGTGCCGGTGGCGAGAAGAGCACCAACAAGGACAAGCGCACCTTCGCGAACCTGAGCACGCAGGTGGTCGACGACTACACCGTCGTCATCATCAACAAGGAAATCGACCCCGACCTGCCCTTTGTGCTGGGCCAGGCCACCGCCGCGATCGTCGAGCCCAAGAGCGCCGACACCAACGCCACCAAGCCGGTGGGCACCGGCCCCTACAAGCTCGACAACTGGGCCAAGGGCTCGTCGATCACGCTGAGCAAGTGGGATGGCTTTCGCAGCCCCGGCACCGCGAAGATCAACAAGGTCACGTTCCGCTTCATTGCCGATGCCGCCGCGCAAGCCGCGTCGCTGCTGGCCGGCGACGTCGACGTGTTCACGCGCATCGGCACGCGCGTGGTGCCGCAGTTCAAGAGCAATCCCCAGTTCCAGACCATCCTGGCCGGCTCGCGCGCCAAGACCATTCTTTCGATCAACAACAAGAAGAAGCCGCTGGACGACGTGCGCGTGCGGCGCGCCATCCTTTCGGCCATCGACCGCAAGGCCGTGATCGAAGGCGCGGCGGACGGCTTCGGCGTGCCCATTGGCAGCCACTACGTGCCGGGTGCCGCGGGCTATGTCGACACCACAGCCGTCAATCCGTTCGACATCGAAAAAGCCAAGAAGCTGCTCGCCGAAGCCGGCGTGAAGACGCCGCTCGAACTCACCATGACCCTGCCGCCGCCGCCCTATGCGCGCCAGGGTGGCGAAGTGATCGTGGCCCAGCTGGCCAAGATCGGCATCACGGTGAAGGTGCAGAACGTCGAGTGGGCCCAGTGGCTCAGCGGCACCTACGGCAACAAGGACTACGACCTGTCGATCGTGTCGCACGTGGAGCCCTTCGACCTCGGCAACTACGCCAAGGCGGACTACTACTGGGGCTACCAGTCGAAGGCCTTCAACACGCTGTTCGACAAGATCAAGTCCACGGGCAATGCGGCCGAACGCGCCAAGCTGCTCGGCGACGCGCAGAAGATGCTGGCCGCCGATGCGGCCAACGGCTTCCTGTACCAGCCGCAGTTCCCGACCATCGCAAAGAAGAACGTGAAGGGCCTCTGGAAGGAAAACCCGATCTTCGTGAACGACCTTTCGGCGTTGTCGTGGGGATGA
- a CDS encoding amidase, with product MSADVSSLSSALNDLSAQELSAAYRDKRLSPVEVTQAVIAHIERWEPNLQATWLFRPEAALEQARASEARWQRGEALGPLDGVPATIKENIATRGDPMPAGTAAVDLKPAAADAPPAARLKEAGAVIVSKTTMPDYGMLSSGLSSFHKLARNPWDLSKTPGGSSAGAGAAAAAGYGPLHIGTDIGGSLRLPASWCGIFTLKPSLGRIPIDPPYMGRAAGPMTRSVADAALMMQVLSKPDARDSMSLPPQDIDWASFDVSPEHLRGLRIGLLLDAGCGLAVEPEIEAAVERAARLFEKAGAIVETMQPFMSQAMLDGMDHLWRMRSLVDMKALRPDQRAKVLPYIREWAESAAEFSGEHVFRGFSQFHATRVAAVQACARFDYVISPVSPNMPAAAEAPSPTNDPLRPLEHIGFTVPFNMSEQPASSVNCGYSAGGLPIGLQIAGKRFDDLGVLRVSRAFEQIREPQRAWPVLL from the coding sequence ATGAGCGCGGACGTGTCTTCCCTCTCCTCTGCATTGAACGACCTCTCCGCCCAGGAGCTCTCCGCCGCCTACCGCGACAAGCGCCTGTCGCCGGTCGAGGTGACGCAGGCCGTCATCGCGCACATCGAGCGCTGGGAACCGAATCTGCAGGCCACCTGGCTCTTCAGGCCCGAGGCCGCGCTCGAACAGGCGCGGGCTTCGGAAGCGCGCTGGCAGCGCGGCGAAGCGCTGGGCCCGCTCGACGGCGTGCCCGCCACCATCAAGGAAAACATCGCGACCCGCGGCGACCCGATGCCGGCCGGCACGGCGGCCGTCGACCTGAAGCCGGCAGCCGCCGATGCCCCGCCGGCCGCGCGCCTGAAGGAAGCCGGCGCGGTGATCGTCAGCAAGACCACGATGCCGGACTACGGCATGCTGTCTTCGGGGCTCTCGAGCTTTCACAAGCTGGCGCGCAATCCGTGGGACCTGAGCAAGACCCCGGGCGGCTCCAGTGCCGGTGCCGGTGCAGCGGCTGCCGCGGGCTACGGCCCACTGCACATCGGCACCGACATCGGCGGCTCGCTGCGGCTGCCCGCAAGCTGGTGCGGCATCTTCACGCTGAAGCCGAGCCTGGGCCGGATTCCCATCGACCCGCCCTACATGGGGCGGGCCGCTGGCCCGATGACCCGCAGCGTGGCCGATGCCGCGCTGATGATGCAGGTGCTCTCCAAGCCCGATGCGCGCGACAGCATGAGCCTGCCGCCGCAAGACATCGATTGGGCGAGCTTCGACGTATCGCCCGAGCACTTGCGGGGGCTGCGCATCGGGCTGCTGCTCGACGCGGGCTGCGGCCTGGCGGTGGAGCCCGAGATCGAGGCAGCGGTCGAACGTGCGGCCCGCCTGTTCGAGAAGGCCGGAGCCATCGTCGAGACCATGCAACCGTTCATGTCGCAGGCCATGCTCGACGGCATGGATCATTTGTGGCGCATGCGCTCACTGGTCGACATGAAGGCCTTGCGCCCCGACCAGCGCGCCAAGGTGCTGCCCTACATCCGCGAGTGGGCGGAGAGCGCGGCCGAGTTCAGCGGCGAACATGTGTTCCGCGGCTTCAGCCAGTTCCATGCGACGCGCGTGGCGGCGGTGCAGGCCTGCGCACGGTTCGACTACGTGATCTCGCCGGTGTCGCCCAACATGCCCGCAGCCGCGGAAGCGCCTTCGCCGACCAACGACCCGCTGCGGCCGCTGGAGCACATCGGGTTCACTGTTCCGTTCAACATGTCAGAGCAGCCTGCGTCTTCAGTGAACTGCGGGTACTCGGCTGGCGGCCTGCCGATCGGGCTGCAGATTGCTGGAAAACGGTTCGACGACCTCGGTGTGCTGCGCGTGTCGCGTGCGTTCGAGCAGATTCGGGAGCCGCAGCGGGCCTGGCCTGTTCTGCTGTAG
- a CDS encoding YitT family protein has translation MNAPQPRTPADFLRHSRFDDAQAIFSGTLFVAIAMMLFGQAGLLTGGTAGVAFLLHYATGVSFGKLFFLVNLPFYWFAWRHMGRAFTIKTFSAIALLSVMTDWAPRYISIDSLHPAFAAVLGGLLLGTGCLFLARHRASLGGATVLTLYLQEKRGWPAGKVQIGIDCTVVLLALFVIPPQRVGWSVLAAVVMGLFLWINHKPGRYAAT, from the coding sequence ATGAACGCGCCACAACCCAGAACCCCGGCGGATTTCTTGCGGCACTCCCGCTTCGACGACGCGCAGGCCATCTTTTCAGGCACGTTGTTCGTCGCCATCGCCATGATGCTGTTCGGCCAGGCGGGCCTGCTCACGGGCGGCACGGCCGGCGTCGCGTTTCTTTTGCACTACGCCACCGGAGTGAGCTTCGGCAAACTGTTCTTCCTGGTCAACCTGCCGTTCTACTGGTTCGCATGGCGCCACATGGGGCGGGCCTTCACCATCAAGACGTTCTCGGCGATCGCATTGCTGTCGGTCATGACCGACTGGGCGCCTCGCTACATCTCCATCGATTCGCTGCACCCGGCGTTCGCGGCGGTGCTCGGCGGATTGCTGCTGGGCACCGGATGCCTGTTTCTCGCCCGCCATCGCGCGAGCCTGGGTGGTGCGACGGTGCTGACGCTGTATTTGCAGGAAAAGCGCGGCTGGCCTGCCGGCAAGGTACAGATCGGCATCGATTGCACGGTGGTGCTGCTTGCGCTGTTCGTTATTCCGCCGCAGCGCGTGGGCTGGTCGGTGCTGGCGGCTGTGGTGATGGGGCTCTTCTTGTGGATCAATCACAAGCCGGGGCGGTACGCTGCGACTTGA